One Amaranthus tricolor cultivar Red isolate AtriRed21 chromosome 1, ASM2621246v1, whole genome shotgun sequence DNA window includes the following coding sequences:
- the LOC130811985 gene encoding 26.5 kDa heat shock protein, mitochondrial: MSLARLALKNLHQKTGSCVGKQGKGWRYGVLQRLSSSAASDGKEVAVQVHDDQKRSGISSKWKSLLPRTLRKPISLWRKKDDNRHLEMFPPASLGNALLEAAENMNRLFESVLPSQLAIPSQLMGKFKETDESYKLKFDMPGLTKEDVKVTIDDGVLRIQGERKVEEDEHDEEYYMSYGYYNTSLVLPDEIKQDDIKAELKDGVLTITVPKTESHGKNVKEVQID; encoded by the exons atgagtttAGCAAGGTTGGCTTTGAAAAACTTGCACCAAAAAACAGGTAGTTGTGTTGGTAAACAAGGGAAAGGGTGGAGATATGGAGTGTTACAGAGATTATCATCATCGGCTGCATCAGACGGTAAAGAAGTGGCTGTTCAAGTTCATGATGATCAGAAGAGATCAGGTATTAGCAGTAAGTGGAAGTCTTTATTGCCTAGAACACTCCGTAAACCTATTAGTCTTTGGAGGAAAAAAGATGATAATCGTCATTTAG AAATGTTCCCACCAGCCAGCTTAGGAAACGCTCTTTTAGAAGCAGCAGAAAACATGAACAGGCTATTTGAAAGTGTGTTACCATCCCAGCTTGCTATACCCTCACAGCTGATGGGAAAGTTCAAAGAGACAGATGAAAGCTACAAGCTAAAGTTTGATATGCCAGGCTTAACCAAAGAAGATGTGAAGGTGACTATCGACGATGGTGTGCTTAGAATTCAAGGCGAGAGGAAAGTAGAGGAAGATGAACATGATGAAGAGTATTATATGAGCTATGGTTACTACAATACTAGCTTAGTTTTGCCTGATGAGATTAAACAAGATGATATCAAGGCTGAGTTGAAGGATGGTGTGCTTACTATTACTGTGCCCAAAACAGAGTCTCATGGCAAGAATGTCAAGGAGGTTCAAATTGACTGA